The following are encoded together in the Gordonia insulae genome:
- a CDS encoding alpha/beta hydrolase: MIALMGAPTVAHADTKVAKISKTARLSPERTDVWVNSPSMGGKVKVSVLTPRNSSGPRSTVYLLDGADAGEDVSDWITKGKAGKFFADKNVNVVLPTGGAGSFYTNWTRRDPKIGKPQWETFLTRELPPLVDDRFDGTGRNAVVGLSMGGQSAFALAARHPDLYSGIASLSGCPPVSGPVNESYVRTTVAKSGGDATNMWGPFGSANWNAHDPSRYLDRLRGKNIYLAAGSGAVGPLDLTAPYDPKDGPRPAVTAAASALEVGAWRCSLEFAATLRANNVPFTEGFRLIGTHNWVYWEQDLPAAWPTISRDL, from the coding sequence ATGATCGCGCTGATGGGAGCGCCCACGGTGGCGCACGCCGACACCAAGGTCGCCAAGATCTCGAAGACCGCTCGGCTGAGCCCGGAACGAACCGACGTCTGGGTCAACTCGCCGTCGATGGGTGGCAAGGTCAAGGTCTCCGTCCTCACCCCGCGCAACAGCAGCGGACCTCGATCGACGGTGTATCTCCTCGACGGCGCCGACGCCGGTGAAGACGTCAGCGACTGGATCACCAAAGGCAAGGCGGGAAAGTTCTTCGCCGACAAGAACGTCAACGTGGTGTTGCCGACCGGTGGCGCGGGCAGCTTCTACACGAACTGGACCCGGCGCGATCCGAAGATCGGCAAGCCGCAGTGGGAGACGTTCCTCACGAGGGAGCTGCCGCCGCTGGTCGATGACCGGTTCGACGGAACCGGCCGCAATGCGGTGGTGGGCCTCTCGATGGGTGGCCAGTCGGCGTTCGCGCTCGCGGCACGGCACCCCGACCTGTACTCCGGGATCGCGTCGCTGAGCGGGTGCCCGCCGGTGTCCGGCCCGGTCAACGAGAGCTACGTGCGCACCACGGTCGCCAAGAGCGGCGGCGACGCCACCAACATGTGGGGCCCGTTCGGGTCCGCCAACTGGAATGCCCACGATCCGAGCCGGTACCTCGACAGGCTGCGCGGCAAGAACATCTACCTCGCCGCCGGCTCCGGGGCGGTCGGTCCCCTCGACCTCACCGCACCCTACGACCCCAAGGACGGTCCGCGTCCGGCCGTGACCGCGGCAGCGTCGGCATTGGAGGTCGGGGCCTGGCGTTGTTCGCTGGAGTTCGCCGCGACCCTGCGGGCCAACAACGTCCCGTTCACCGAGGGCTTCCGCCTCATCGGGACCCACAACTGGGTCTACTGGGAACAGGATCTCCCGGCGGCCTGGCCGACCATCTCACGCGACCTGTAG
- the hisC gene encoding histidinol-phosphate transaminase, whose amino-acid sequence MTLRIRPDLDDLPVYVPGKTFPGAVKLASNEVTEGPLPSVLEAITAAAGSANRYPDNGMVELTAALSKKLGVTEDEIQVGCGSVILCQNLITITSGPGDEVLFGWRSFETYPLATRVTGATPVQIPLTPDLTYDLPAMAAAITERTRLIFVCNPNNPTGTVVEADALREFLRAVPSDVIVALDEAYFEYLRLGPTQAYDAVELHREFRNLVVLRTFSKAYGLAGLRVGYALGDPEVITALGKVHVPFSVNSLAQHAAVACLDAEDELLARTEAVVAERIRVTHRLRELGYRVPDSQANFVWLDLGDATVDFARDCVAAGVVVRPFAGDGARVTVTNPAEDDAFLRFAEQWSGRA is encoded by the coding sequence GTGACCCTGCGCATCCGCCCAGACCTCGACGACCTGCCCGTCTACGTGCCCGGCAAGACGTTTCCGGGCGCGGTGAAGCTGGCGAGCAACGAGGTGACCGAGGGCCCGTTGCCGAGCGTTCTGGAGGCGATCACCGCCGCGGCCGGGTCGGCCAACCGCTATCCCGACAACGGCATGGTGGAGCTCACCGCGGCGCTGTCGAAGAAGCTGGGCGTCACCGAGGACGAGATCCAGGTCGGCTGCGGTTCGGTGATCCTCTGCCAGAACCTGATCACCATCACCAGCGGCCCCGGCGACGAGGTGCTGTTCGGCTGGCGGTCGTTCGAGACGTATCCGCTCGCGACCCGGGTGACCGGCGCGACGCCGGTACAGATCCCACTGACCCCCGACCTCACCTACGACCTTCCGGCGATGGCCGCGGCGATCACCGAGCGCACGCGCCTGATCTTCGTCTGCAACCCGAACAACCCGACCGGCACGGTCGTCGAGGCCGACGCGCTTCGCGAGTTCCTCCGGGCGGTGCCGTCCGACGTCATCGTGGCCCTCGACGAGGCCTACTTCGAGTACCTGCGCCTGGGCCCGACGCAGGCCTACGACGCGGTCGAGCTGCACCGCGAGTTCCGCAACCTCGTCGTCCTGCGGACCTTCTCCAAGGCCTACGGCCTCGCCGGGCTGCGGGTGGGCTACGCGCTCGGCGATCCCGAGGTCATCACCGCCCTCGGCAAGGTGCATGTGCCGTTCTCGGTGAACAGCCTCGCCCAGCACGCCGCGGTGGCATGCCTCGACGCCGAGGACGAGCTGCTGGCCCGGACCGAGGCCGTCGTCGCCGAACGCATCCGGGTGACGCATCGGCTCCGCGAGCTCGGCTATCGCGTGCCGGATTCGCAGGCCAACTTCGTCTGGCTCGACCTGGGCGACGCGACCGTCGACTTCGCGCGGGACTGCGTGGCGGCCGGTGTGGTGGTCCGGCCGTTCGCCGGTGACGGCGCGCGGGTCACGGTCACCAACCCGGCCGAGGACGACGCGTTCCTCCGCTTCGCCGAGCAGTGGAGTGGGCGCGCCTGA